A DNA window from uncultured Methanoregula sp. contains the following coding sequences:
- a CDS encoding GGDEF domain-containing protein: MAPVPSGNRPPVLAFVHSPTLVTLAGLLAALVTSVLYAVWYFNKNIPGLRLWMLSFLSASVFCASLLVRDYVPEWVSVMLTQSTIAAAAYLCFLGSRAYLGQAHPPHGVAVAAIVAVMALAVYFTVVHPHMGIRFALAGFVAGMYFLLTAHTLARGGFHNVPVRYLFAMVSGLHGIFLLVRPLLFRLVAPGTVEDADAGMVALLSQFVVLEATLSLVLMAFGALMLTNEHITRELRHLAEVDPLTNVFNRRAFLTLLEKAISNAQRTQSGLPVLVIDLDHFKKINDTWGHQSGDEVLRHFVALANGCLRKEDVMGRLGGEEFAIFLPNASTEGSQAVAERLRALVAHHPAMTGCGPIALTVSIGVTQYGGGETSDLVLQRADEAMYRAKEQGRNRVETLSPPGTGVGVLLV; this comes from the coding sequence ATGGCGCCTGTCCCTTCAGGCAACCGCCCACCTGTCCTCGCTTTCGTGCACAGCCCCACCCTCGTCACACTCGCCGGCCTTCTTGCGGCATTGGTCACCAGCGTGCTGTATGCCGTGTGGTACTTCAACAAGAATATTCCAGGCTTGCGGCTGTGGATGCTGTCTTTCTTGAGTGCCTCGGTGTTTTGCGCCAGCCTGCTGGTGCGGGACTATGTGCCCGAATGGGTGTCGGTGATGCTGACGCAATCCACCATTGCCGCAGCGGCGTACCTCTGCTTTCTGGGAAGTCGCGCCTATCTGGGCCAGGCACACCCTCCGCACGGCGTGGCCGTGGCGGCGATCGTCGCCGTGATGGCCCTGGCGGTGTATTTCACGGTGGTGCATCCTCACATGGGGATACGGTTCGCGTTGGCAGGCTTTGTGGCGGGCATGTATTTTTTGCTGACGGCACATACCCTTGCGCGGGGGGGCTTTCACAACGTTCCGGTGCGCTACCTGTTCGCCATGGTGTCTGGCTTGCACGGCATTTTCCTGCTGGTGAGGCCGCTGCTGTTCCGGCTGGTTGCTCCCGGGACGGTCGAGGACGCCGATGCTGGCATGGTGGCGCTGCTGTCGCAGTTCGTGGTGCTTGAGGCCACCCTGTCCCTCGTATTGATGGCCTTTGGCGCGCTGATGCTCACCAATGAGCACATCACCCGCGAACTGCGCCACCTGGCCGAGGTGGATCCGCTCACCAACGTGTTCAACCGGCGTGCCTTTCTCACCTTGCTGGAAAAAGCCATCAGCAATGCGCAGCGCACGCAGTCGGGCCTGCCCGTGCTGGTGATCGACCTCGATCACTTCAAGAAGATCAATGACACCTGGGGCCACCAAAGCGGTGACGAAGTGCTGCGGCATTTCGTCGCACTGGCCAACGGCTGCCTGCGCAAGGAAGACGTGATGGGTCGCCTGGGGGGCGAAGAGTTCGCGATTTTCTTGCCCAACGCAAGCACCGAAGGCTCGCAGGCGGTGGCTGAACGTCTGCGCGCCCTGGTTGCACACCACCCGGCCATGACCGGCTGTGGACCTATCGCCTTGACGGTAAGCATCGGCGTGACGCAATACGGGGGCGGCGAGACCTCAGACCTTGTATTGCAGCGTGCAGACGAGGCCATGTACCGTGCCAAGGAGCAGGGGCGCAACCGCGTGGAAACATTGAGCCCGCCCGGCACCGGTGTGGGTGTTCTGCTGGTCTGA
- a CDS encoding sigma-54-dependent Fis family transcriptional regulator → MHTELVATAGFRGPVATAMPPQELIRHAHARSAAYGLRAQDVVEAAPLAGADLRTALQRNQTLAAHALPVMETLFAQIAGTRSMVLLTDPQGVILHAVGDDDFVARADRVALRPGGVWSEERKGTNAIGTALTSGQAVQVHAGQHYLRAHQFLTCACVPILDPQGVALGALDVSGDHRGQSPHTMALVRMSAQMVENHLWSKVHEDAVCLRFHARPEFLGTLMEGLAAFTPEGRFLSANRSGQFQLGMSLQALQAYTFASLFGMEMASVLAHCRRAAPGLLSLRLPSGVSVMAEVGYRPASARWTVPNAGVPRPAEVPTAAPRPARLSGLRYLNTGDAQLAHVIERVTKLLGRGIATLILGETGTGKELLARAMHHDGPRRQGPFVAVNCAAIPESLIECELFGYEEGAFTGARRKGSAGKIVQAHGGTLFLDEIGDMPLSMQARLLRVLQERSVVPLGGARAVEVDVNVVCATHRNLREMMAAGTFRQDLYYRLNGLVVRLPALRERTDLSVIVERMLRTLPEDGPSGGHPAQPLRVAPDVMALLQGYGWPGNLRQLANVLRTAALMAEGEAPEGEIRRHHLPEDFLEDCLTPAPQETVAATQLGVAPLGAAQPEGAAVQRLVSVTAGALEQALATHGGNVSAAARALGVSRNTVYRYLRTAGSATRFDGA, encoded by the coding sequence ATGCACACCGAGCTGGTTGCCACGGCGGGCTTTCGTGGCCCCGTTGCCACTGCCATGCCGCCGCAGGAGCTGATCCGGCATGCGCATGCGCGCTCTGCAGCCTACGGGCTGCGCGCGCAGGATGTGGTCGAGGCCGCGCCCCTGGCTGGCGCTGACCTGCGCACGGCACTGCAGCGCAACCAGACGCTCGCGGCACACGCCCTGCCGGTCATGGAGACCCTCTTCGCCCAAATCGCAGGCACCCGTAGCATGGTGCTGCTGACCGACCCGCAGGGCGTCATCCTGCACGCCGTGGGGGATGACGATTTCGTGGCGCGCGCCGACCGGGTGGCGTTGCGGCCGGGCGGGGTCTGGAGCGAGGAGCGCAAGGGCACCAATGCCATCGGAACCGCGCTGACCTCTGGCCAGGCGGTGCAGGTGCATGCCGGCCAGCACTACCTGCGCGCGCATCAGTTTCTCACCTGTGCCTGCGTCCCCATCCTCGACCCGCAGGGCGTGGCTTTGGGCGCGCTGGACGTGAGCGGTGACCACCGGGGCCAGAGTCCGCACACCATGGCCCTGGTGCGCATGTCCGCGCAGATGGTGGAGAACCACTTGTGGAGCAAGGTGCACGAAGACGCTGTGTGCCTGCGCTTTCATGCGCGGCCCGAATTCCTCGGCACCCTGATGGAGGGGCTGGCCGCATTCACGCCGGAAGGCCGCTTCCTTTCAGCCAACCGCAGCGGGCAGTTCCAGCTGGGGATGTCCCTGCAGGCGTTGCAGGCCTACACTTTTGCGTCGCTGTTCGGCATGGAAATGGCCAGCGTGCTGGCCCACTGCCGCAGGGCTGCGCCAGGCTTGCTGTCGCTGCGGCTGCCCAGCGGGGTGAGCGTGATGGCAGAGGTGGGGTACCGCCCGGCATCGGCGCGCTGGACGGTGCCCAATGCCGGCGTTCCGCGTCCGGCGGAGGTTCCGACGGCTGCGCCACGACCTGCGCGCCTGTCGGGGCTGCGCTATCTGAACACGGGCGATGCCCAGCTTGCCCATGTGATCGAACGCGTTACCAAGCTGTTGGGGCGGGGTATTGCCACACTGATCCTGGGCGAGACCGGCACCGGCAAGGAATTGTTGGCCCGGGCCATGCACCACGACGGGCCACGGCGGCAGGGGCCCTTCGTGGCGGTCAATTGCGCGGCGATACCCGAGTCGCTCATCGAGTGTGAACTGTTCGGCTATGAAGAGGGCGCCTTCACGGGGGCGCGGCGCAAGGGCAGTGCCGGCAAGATCGTGCAGGCCCATGGCGGGACGCTGTTTCTGGACGAGATCGGAGACATGCCCTTGTCGATGCAGGCGCGGTTGCTGCGCGTGCTGCAGGAGCGCAGCGTAGTGCCCCTGGGTGGTGCGCGCGCGGTAGAGGTCGACGTCAACGTGGTGTGCGCCACGCACCGCAACCTGCGCGAGATGATGGCTGCAGGTACGTTCCGCCAGGACCTGTACTACCGGCTCAACGGGCTGGTGGTGCGTCTGCCAGCGCTGCGCGAGCGAACCGACCTCTCCGTCATTGTCGAGCGGATGCTGCGCACGCTGCCCGAGGACGGCCCTTCAGGGGGGCATCCGGCGCAGCCCCTGCGTGTGGCGCCTGATGTGATGGCCTTGCTGCAGGGTTATGGCTGGCCAGGCAATCTGCGCCAACTGGCCAACGTGCTGCGCACGGCGGCGCTCATGGCAGAGGGCGAGGCGCCAGAGGGCGAGATCCGCCGTCACCATCTGCCCGAGGATTTTCTCGAGGATTGCCTGACGCCCGCTCCGCAAGAGACCGTCGCCGCCACGCAGCTGGGCGTCGCACCTCTTGGCGCGGCGCAACCTGAAGGTGCTGCGGTGCAGCGCCTGGTATCGGTCACGGCGGGGGCGCTTGAGCAGGCGCTGGCGACCCACGGTGGCAACGTGTCGGCGGCCGCGCGGGCGCTGGGGGTGTCGCGCAACACCGTGTACCGTTACCTGCGGACAGCCGGCTCGGCAACGCGCTTCGACGGCGCCTGA
- a CDS encoding DUF779 domain-containing protein, which translates to MPTPPSRVSATPQAIDLIERLQARHGPVLFHQSGGCCDGSAPMCFAAAEFAIGDSDVLLGHLAGAPVYVGQAQFTYWQHTQLIIDAVPGHGAMFSLDGGTGLHFVARPRPWSDEESNALASP; encoded by the coding sequence ATGCCCACCCCGCCCTCTCGGGTGTCTGCCACGCCGCAGGCCATCGACCTCATCGAGCGCCTGCAGGCCCGGCACGGGCCGGTGCTGTTCCATCAATCGGGGGGGTGCTGCGATGGCAGCGCTCCCATGTGCTTTGCAGCCGCCGAATTCGCCATCGGAGACAGCGACGTACTGCTGGGCCATCTCGCCGGCGCACCGGTGTACGTGGGCCAGGCGCAGTTCACCTACTGGCAGCACACCCAACTCATCATCGATGCCGTACCGGGGCATGGCGCCATGTTTTCTCTCGACGGAGGTACCGGTCTGCATTTCGTGGCCCGGCCCCGGCCCTGGAGCGACGAGGAATCCAACGCTCTCGCAAGCCCTTGA
- a CDS encoding protein kinase: MGAVEAHPPGMSTAPHTLPSSIGKYRIERELGRGASGIVYLGLDGFRGRRVAIKQTHAHLLAQPEQAERYRRLMRNEAALGARLRHPNIVRLLDADDAVSPPYLVLEYVDGQPLSAFAAPDTLLPVTQVLDIAFKCCNALDYAQREGLVHRDIKPANLMLTRGGDVKLTDFGAALSLRSDATQLSGLVGSPSYMSPEQVREEDLTHHSDMFSLAVVVYELLTGRRPFDGETDFATLYKIGHEAPAVPSLLRASLPAHIDAVLLRALAKQPDDRFDTWGDFAQALLAAHQNLPRQRSQDTEAERFARLRALPFLADFHDVSLWELMRLGQWRRLPQGTTLMRENTPGDSFCILIEGQVAVSRQGWHLSTLGPGVTLGEMTYLRPDDRVRTATAVAETEVLLLKVRNPALRQASEDLQSRFDKAFIKLLVGRLIATNQQLAEWELVAAPPTPEQ; this comes from the coding sequence ATGGGCGCCGTCGAAGCACACCCCCCAGGCATGTCCACCGCACCCCACACCCTTCCGTCCAGCATTGGAAAGTACCGCATCGAGCGTGAGCTGGGCCGTGGGGCCAGCGGCATCGTGTACCTGGGGCTCGACGGATTCCGGGGCCGGCGGGTGGCCATCAAGCAGACCCATGCGCATCTGCTGGCCCAGCCCGAGCAGGCCGAGCGCTACCGCCGGCTGATGCGCAACGAAGCGGCCTTGGGCGCGCGACTGCGCCATCCCAACATCGTGCGGCTGCTCGATGCCGACGACGCGGTGTCGCCGCCGTACCTGGTGCTTGAGTACGTGGATGGCCAGCCCCTGTCGGCCTTTGCCGCGCCCGACACGCTGCTGCCCGTGACGCAGGTGCTGGACATTGCCTTCAAATGCTGCAACGCGCTGGATTACGCCCAGCGCGAGGGCCTGGTGCACCGTGACATCAAGCCCGCCAACCTGATGCTCACGCGGGGTGGTGATGTCAAGCTGACCGATTTTGGCGCTGCGTTGTCATTGCGCAGCGACGCTACGCAGCTGTCGGGGCTGGTGGGCTCGCCCTCGTACATGTCGCCCGAGCAGGTGCGCGAGGAAGACCTCACCCACCACAGCGACATGTTTTCGCTGGCGGTGGTGGTGTACGAACTGCTCACCGGCCGACGCCCGTTCGATGGCGAGACCGATTTCGCCACCCTCTACAAGATCGGGCACGAGGCGCCCGCCGTGCCCAGCCTGCTGCGCGCCTCGCTGCCCGCGCACATCGATGCGGTGCTGCTGCGCGCCCTGGCCAAGCAGCCTGACGATCGCTTCGACACCTGGGGTGATTTCGCCCAGGCGCTGCTGGCTGCCCACCAGAATCTGCCGCGCCAGCGCTCGCAGGACACCGAGGCCGAGCGCTTTGCCCGCCTGCGGGCGCTGCCTTTTCTGGCCGACTTTCATGATGTATCGCTCTGGGAATTGATGCGGCTGGGGCAGTGGCGGCGCCTGCCGCAGGGCACCACCCTCATGCGCGAAAACACGCCCGGCGATTCGTTTTGCATCCTCATCGAAGGCCAGGTGGCCGTGAGCCGGCAGGGGTGGCACCTGAGCACGCTGGGCCCGGGCGTGACCCTGGGCGAGATGACCTATCTGCGCCCGGACGACAGGGTGCGCACCGCCACTGCCGTGGCCGAGACAGAGGTGCTGTTGCTCAAGGTCCGCAACCCGGCGCTGCGCCAGGCTTCGGAAGATCTGCAGTCCCGCTTCGACAAGGCTTTCATCAAGCTGCTGGTGGGGCGGCTGATCGCCACCAACCAGCAGCTGGCGGAATGGGAGCTGGTGGCCGCGCCGCCAACGCCAGAACAGTAG
- the adhP gene encoding alcohol dehydrogenase AdhP, giving the protein MTRTTMKAAVVREFGKPLRIEEVPVPVPDDNQILVKIEASGVCHTDLHAAEGDWPVKPQPPFIPGHEGVGFVAAIGRGVKHVKEGDRVGVPWLHSACGYCTHCLGGWETLCESQSNTGYSVNGGFADYALADPNYVGHLPKDIGFVDIAPVLCAGVTVYKGLKVTDTRPGDWVAISGIGGLGHMAVQYAKAMGLNVAAVDVEDEKLELARTLGASVTVNARNTDPAAFLQKEIGGAHGALVTAVSPKAFEQALGMVRRGGTVSLNGLPPGNFPLSIFDMVLRGVTVRGSIVGSRLDLQESLDFAARGQVRATVSTEKLENINDVFERMRKGQIQGRVVIDMAA; this is encoded by the coding sequence ATGACCCGCACCACCATGAAGGCTGCCGTAGTCCGGGAGTTTGGCAAGCCGCTGCGCATCGAAGAAGTGCCCGTACCCGTGCCGGACGACAACCAGATCCTCGTGAAGATCGAGGCTTCTGGCGTATGCCACACCGATCTGCACGCGGCCGAAGGCGACTGGCCCGTCAAGCCGCAGCCGCCCTTCATCCCCGGGCATGAGGGCGTGGGTTTCGTGGCCGCGATCGGGCGCGGGGTCAAGCACGTCAAGGAGGGCGACCGTGTGGGCGTGCCCTGGCTGCACTCGGCCTGCGGTTACTGCACGCACTGCCTGGGCGGCTGGGAAACGCTGTGCGAATCGCAGTCCAATACCGGCTATTCGGTCAACGGCGGCTTCGCCGACTATGCGCTGGCCGACCCGAACTACGTGGGACATCTGCCCAAGGACATTGGCTTTGTGGACATCGCGCCGGTGCTGTGCGCCGGCGTCACGGTGTACAAGGGCCTCAAGGTCACCGATACGCGGCCGGGCGACTGGGTGGCCATCTCGGGTATCGGCGGGCTGGGGCACATGGCGGTGCAGTACGCCAAGGCCATGGGTCTGAACGTGGCGGCCGTGGATGTGGAAGACGAGAAGCTCGAACTGGCCCGCACGCTCGGTGCCAGCGTCACCGTCAATGCCCGCAACACCGACCCGGCGGCCTTCCTGCAAAAGGAGATCGGCGGCGCCCACGGCGCGCTGGTGACGGCAGTGTCGCCCAAGGCGTTTGAACAGGCACTGGGCATGGTGCGACGTGGCGGAACCGTGTCGCTCAATGGCCTGCCGCCGGGCAACTTCCCGCTGTCGATCTTCGACATGGTGCTGCGCGGCGTGACCGTGCGCGGCTCCATCGTGGGCTCCCGGCTCGATCTGCAGGAGTCGCTCGATTTTGCCGCGCGCGGGCAGGTGCGGGCCACCGTCTCCACCGAAAAGCTGGAGAACATCAACGACGTGTTCGAGCGCATGCGCAAAGGCCAGATCCAGGGACGCGTCGTCATCGACATGGCTGCATGA
- a CDS encoding DnaJ domain-containing protein, protein MTADHYAALGLGANASLADIKKAFRQKASFYHPDKNDAPDAAQRFQAVQKAYEVLSDEDARKAYDDNRRRNLLDDPLQTAREIWQTYSHSIFSP, encoded by the coding sequence ATGACCGCAGACCACTACGCCGCCCTCGGGCTGGGCGCCAACGCATCGTTGGCCGACATCAAGAAGGCCTTTCGCCAGAAGGCGTCGTTCTACCACCCTGACAAGAATGACGCGCCCGACGCCGCGCAGCGATTCCAGGCGGTGCAAAAGGCCTATGAAGTGCTTTCCGACGAAGACGCGCGCAAGGCCTATGACGACAACCGGCGCCGCAACCTGCTGGACGACCCGCTACAGACTGCGCGCGAAATCTGGCAAACCTATTCCCACAGTATTTTTTCCCCGTGA
- a CDS encoding nucleoside recognition domain-containing protein, translating to MLNTLWLGFFVTAAIAALGQWLVAGNAQVFAAMVEALFAMAKLSVEVMVLLFGTLTLWLGFLRIAEKAGIVDALARWLAPLFARLMPGVPRGHPALGLMTLNFAANALGLDNAATPMGLKAMRALQELNPRPDTATNAQILFLVLNASSLTLLPVTVFMYRMQQGAPDPTLVFLPILLATSASTLVGLLSVAAVQRLPLLSPVVLAYLLPVALLLGGFMALLATLSSAALAQLSSLLGNLTLFALVMLFVGVGAWRKVAVYEAFIEGAKEGFEVAKGLLPYLVAMLCAVGVFRASGALGYALDAIRWGVDVLGWDARFVDALPTALVKPFSGSAARAMLIETMQSQGVDSFAALAAATIQGSTETTFYVLAVYFGAVGIQRARHAVACALLAELAGVVAAIVVCYRFFG from the coding sequence TTGCTCAATACCCTCTGGCTGGGATTCTTCGTCACCGCGGCCATTGCCGCGCTGGGCCAATGGCTCGTCGCAGGCAATGCCCAGGTCTTTGCCGCCATGGTCGAGGCGCTGTTCGCCATGGCCAAGCTTTCGGTCGAGGTGATGGTGCTGCTGTTCGGCACGCTCACGCTGTGGCTGGGATTTCTGCGCATTGCCGAAAAAGCGGGCATCGTGGATGCGCTGGCGCGCTGGCTGGCGCCGCTGTTCGCACGGCTGATGCCTGGCGTGCCGCGCGGCCACCCTGCCCTGGGCCTGATGACGCTGAACTTCGCCGCCAACGCCCTCGGGCTGGACAACGCCGCAACGCCCATGGGCCTCAAGGCAATGCGCGCGCTGCAAGAGCTGAACCCCCGGCCCGACACCGCAACCAATGCGCAGATCCTGTTTCTGGTGCTGAACGCGTCTTCGCTCACGCTGCTGCCGGTGACCGTCTTCATGTACCGCATGCAACAGGGCGCCCCCGACCCGACGCTGGTGTTTCTGCCCATCCTGCTGGCCACCTCGGCCTCGACGCTGGTAGGCCTGCTCAGCGTGGCCGCGGTGCAGCGGCTGCCGCTGCTGAGCCCGGTGGTCCTCGCCTACCTGCTGCCGGTGGCACTGCTGCTGGGCGGCTTCATGGCCCTGCTTGCCACGCTGAGTTCGGCCGCGCTGGCCCAGCTGTCGTCCCTGCTGGGCAACCTGACGCTGTTTGCGCTGGTCATGCTGTTCGTCGGCGTGGGCGCCTGGCGCAAGGTGGCGGTGTACGAGGCCTTCATCGAAGGCGCCAAAGAAGGCTTCGAGGTAGCCAAGGGTCTGCTGCCCTACCTTGTGGCCATGCTGTGCGCCGTGGGGGTGTTCCGCGCTTCGGGGGCGCTGGGCTACGCGCTCGACGCCATCCGCTGGGGCGTGGATGTGCTGGGGTGGGACGCCCGCTTCGTGGACGCACTGCCCACGGCCCTCGTCAAGCCGTTCTCCGGCAGCGCAGCGCGCGCCATGCTGATCGAAACCATGCAGAGCCAGGGCGTGGACAGCTTCGCGGCGCTGGCCGCGGCCACCATCCAGGGCAGCACCGAGACCACCTTCTATGTGCTGGCGGTGTATTTCGGGGCAGTGGGCATCCAGCGGGCACGCCATGCAGTGGCCTGCGCCCTGCTGGCCGAACTGGCGGGTGTGGTGGCCGCCATCGTGGTGTGCTACCGGTTCTTTGGCTGA
- the adh gene encoding aldehyde dehydrogenase has protein sequence MNMAEIASLGIANPFKKQYGNFIGGQWVAPIDGQYFENSSPINGQVFTAIPRSNEKDVNAALDAAHKAKAAWGKTSTTDRANILIKIAERMEANLLTIAVAETIDNGKPLRETMAADIPLAIDHFRYFAGCIRAQEGGISEIDHDTMAYHFHEPLGVVGQIIPWNFPILMAVWKLAPALAAGNCVVLKPAEQTPASILVLLEIIGDLLPPGVVNVVNGFGLEAGKPLASSPRIAKIAFTGETTTGRLIMQYASQNIIPVTLELGGKSPNIFFADVMDADDGFFDKALEGFAMFALNQGEVCTCPSRALIQESVYERFMERALKRVAAIRQGNPLDKATMIGAQASQEQLEKILSYIDLGKQEGAQCLIGGERNALAGDLAGGYYVKPTVFKGHNKMRIFQEEIFGPVLSVTTFKDEAEALEIANDTLYGLGAGVWSRDGNRAFRMGRGIQAGRVWTNCYHQYPAHAAFGGYKQSGIGRENHKMMLDHYQQTKNLLVSYTQQPLGFF, from the coding sequence ATGAACATGGCAGAAATCGCCAGCCTCGGCATCGCCAACCCCTTCAAGAAGCAATACGGCAATTTCATCGGCGGCCAGTGGGTCGCACCGATCGACGGGCAGTATTTCGAGAACAGCTCGCCCATCAACGGCCAGGTGTTCACGGCCATCCCGCGCTCGAACGAAAAAGACGTCAACGCCGCACTGGACGCGGCCCACAAGGCCAAGGCCGCCTGGGGCAAGACTTCGACCACCGACCGCGCCAACATCCTGATCAAGATCGCCGAGCGCATGGAGGCCAACCTGCTGACCATCGCCGTGGCCGAAACCATCGACAACGGCAAGCCTCTGCGTGAAACCATGGCGGCCGACATTCCCCTGGCCATCGATCACTTTCGCTACTTTGCGGGCTGCATCCGTGCGCAGGAAGGCGGCATCAGCGAGATCGACCACGACACCATGGCCTACCATTTCCACGAACCTCTGGGCGTGGTGGGGCAGATCATCCCCTGGAACTTTCCCATCCTGATGGCGGTGTGGAAGCTGGCGCCGGCCCTGGCAGCTGGCAACTGCGTGGTGCTCAAGCCCGCGGAGCAAACGCCCGCCTCCATCCTGGTGCTGCTCGAAATCATCGGTGACCTGCTGCCCCCGGGCGTGGTCAACGTGGTCAACGGCTTCGGCCTCGAAGCCGGCAAGCCGCTGGCCAGCAGCCCGCGCATTGCCAAGATTGCATTCACGGGCGAAACCACCACGGGCCGCCTCATCATGCAGTACGCCAGCCAGAACATCATTCCGGTGACGCTGGAGCTGGGCGGCAAAAGCCCCAACATCTTCTTTGCCGACGTGATGGATGCCGATGACGGCTTCTTTGACAAGGCCCTGGAAGGCTTTGCCATGTTTGCGCTGAACCAGGGCGAAGTGTGCACCTGCCCCAGCCGTGCGCTGATCCAGGAATCGGTCTACGAGCGCTTCATGGAGCGTGCACTCAAGCGCGTGGCCGCCATCCGGCAGGGCAACCCGCTCGACAAAGCCACCATGATCGGCGCGCAGGCATCCCAGGAGCAACTGGAGAAGATCCTGTCGTACATCGATCTGGGCAAGCAGGAAGGCGCGCAGTGCCTGATCGGGGGCGAACGCAATGCGCTGGCGGGCGACCTGGCGGGCGGCTACTACGTCAAGCCCACGGTGTTCAAGGGCCACAACAAGATGCGCATCTTCCAGGAAGAAATCTTTGGCCCGGTGCTTTCGGTGACCACCTTCAAGGACGAGGCCGAGGCGCTCGAGATTGCCAACGACACCCTGTACGGACTGGGCGCCGGCGTGTGGAGCCGCGACGGCAACCGCGCATTCCGCATGGGCCGGGGCATCCAGGCCGGTCGCGTGTGGACCAACTGCTACCACCAGTACCCCGCCCATGCGGCTTTTGGCGGCTACAAGCAGTCGGGCATCGGCCGCGAAAACCACAAGATGATGCTGGACCACTACCAGCAGACCAAGAACCTGCTGGTGAGCTACACCCAGCAACCCCTGGGCTTCTTCTGA
- a CDS encoding YebC/PmpR family DNA-binding transcriptional regulator, with translation MGAQWKAKGKAQVADARGKLFGKLAKEIMVAARSGADPATNARLRLVVEQARKVSMPKDTLERAIKKGSGTGADAVNYEHVIYEGFAPHQVAVMVECLTDNVNRTAPEMRVLFRKGQLGTSGSVAWDFNHVGMIEAEPATPGADPELAAIEAGAQDFEEGDEEGTTTFWTDPTDLDLVSRALPAHGFTVLSAKLGYKPKNPVDPASLSPEQLEEVESFLAAIDANDDVQNVFVSLGG, from the coding sequence ATGGGCGCCCAGTGGAAAGCAAAAGGCAAGGCACAAGTCGCAGATGCCAGAGGCAAGCTGTTCGGCAAGCTCGCCAAGGAAATCATGGTGGCCGCGCGCAGCGGGGCCGACCCCGCCACCAACGCGCGCCTGCGCCTCGTGGTCGAGCAGGCCCGCAAAGTGTCCATGCCCAAGGACACGCTCGAGCGGGCCATCAAGAAGGGTTCGGGCACGGGCGCGGATGCGGTCAACTATGAACACGTCATCTACGAAGGCTTCGCGCCGCACCAGGTGGCGGTGATGGTTGAGTGCCTGACCGACAACGTCAACCGCACGGCGCCGGAGATGCGCGTGCTGTTTCGCAAGGGCCAGCTGGGCACCTCGGGGTCGGTGGCCTGGGACTTCAACCACGTGGGCATGATCGAGGCGGAACCGGCCACTCCCGGTGCTGACCCCGAACTTGCCGCCATCGAGGCGGGCGCACAGGATTTCGAGGAGGGTGACGAAGAGGGCACCACCACGTTCTGGACCGACCCGACCGACCTGGACCTGGTCAGCCGCGCACTGCCCGCGCACGGTTTCACGGTGCTGTCGGCCAAGCTTGGCTACAAGCCCAAGAACCCGGTCGATCCGGCCAGCCTTTCGCCAGAGCAACTCGAAGAAGTCGAGAGCTTCCTGGCCGCCATCGATGCCAACGACGACGTGCAGAACGTTTTCGTGAGCCTGGGCGGCTGA